A window of Pomacea canaliculata isolate SZHN2017 linkage group LG3, ASM307304v1, whole genome shotgun sequence contains these coding sequences:
- the LOC112560800 gene encoding immune-associated nucleotide-binding protein 9-like, protein MSGTERSCEKTDRGDCCPSSCPLTCPAPAPSPAPAPAFAPAFAPVAPGRREQENLVGCRPEEFQVFTTRDAGPGRQTGNDGSLEGNVPTVSPQRQQRESFPWRPEEMAAERPSQTVDDWHPQPQFPSEQHVTQGYHGYQVVQREQYQGASAPAHTYIRPQKELHAGSDRYPYPEPQAGVKTSAPQADYRQQVHTASPWDRQGFGGETFRFLLVGKTGAGKSTTGNTILGDNHFTSDIRFDSVTGDCQLKRSTRNGVMIEIMDSPGLFDTRNTHEVISTAIVQAVACMHPGPHAFLYVIKIGRFTKEDEGVYNRLTALFDQQLQNYSMVVFTGGDDLLRTGASIEEKIAKAPENLRKLLKAFRNRYVVFNNMAANKQPQVDLFLQKVREMVAENGGAPYSCPKYMQVGEGMEEEVARRVAEVEKQDLKKKRFVQELEIKTEQAKEAVAREKEDLKKREEARKQEMKEEEEMRRAQFESLKQQLEQQQMSEEKRRQETEAFLRKLEEEKREQMRQMEEDRKREQKRLQKKEKEMQEAMSKMIEEQRKQQEERMRAHEMEMRRLKDRIADNKEPSFVDKIKSGVNNFVNMVIDGIASFF, encoded by the exons ATGTCTGGCACTGAAAGAAGCTGTGAAAAAACTGACAGGGGAGACTGCTGCCCCAGCTCCTGCCCCCTCACCTGCCCAGCTCCTGCCCCCTCACCTGCCCCCGCACCTGCCTTTGCACCTGCCTTTGCACCTGTAGCACCTGGCAGACGTGAACAAGAAAATCTGGTTGGTTGCCGTCCTGAAGAATTCCAGGTGTTTACCACGCGAG ATGCTGGTCCCGGCCGGCAGACAGGAAATGACGGATCCCTGGAGGGAAATGTACCCACTGTAAGTCCACAAAGGCAACAAAGAGAGTCATTTCCATGGAGACCAGAAGAGATGGCAGCAGAGAGGCCATCCCAGACAGTCGATGACTGGCATCCTCAACCACAGTTCCCCAGTGAACAGCACGTGACGCAAGGTTACCATGGTTACCAAGTGGTGCAGCGAGAACAGTACCAAGGGGCATCAGCGCCTGCCCACACCTACATTAGACCACAGAAAGAACTACATGCAGGTAGCGACAGGTACCCGTACCCTGAGCCACAGGCTGGAGTGAAGACCTCGGCACCTCAAGCAGACTACAGACAACAGGTTCACACCGCATCGCCATGGGACAGACAAGGGTTTGGAG GTGAGACTTTTCGCTTCCTGCTGGTGGGCAAAACTGGAGCAGGTAAAAGTACCACGGGCAACACCATCCTCGGGGACAACCATTTCACCTCCGACATCAGGTTTGACTCCGTCACCGGAGACTGTCAGCTCAAGCGCAGCACTCGCAATGGAGTGATGATTGAG ATCATGGACTCGCCAGGTCTGTTCGACACCCGTAACACCCACGAGGTGATCTCCACCGCCATTGTCCAGGCTGTGGCCTGCATGCATCCGGGTCCTCACGCTTTCCTGTACGTCATCAAGATCGGACGGTTTACGAAGGAAGACGAGGGTGTGTACAACCGACTCACTGCACTGTTTGACCAACAGTTACAGAACTACTCCATGGTGGTCTTCACTGGAGGAGATGACCTTCTGCGCACAGGTGCGTCCATCGAGGAGAAGATCGCGAAGGCACCGGAAAACTTGAGAAAGCTTCTTAAGGCCTTCAGGAACAGGTACGTTGTATTCAACAACATGGCGGCCAACAAGCAGCCTCAGGTGGACTTGTTTCTACAGAAAGTTCGAGAAATGGTTGCTGAAAACGGCGGTGCACCTTATAGCTGTCCCAAGTACATGCAGGTCGGCGAAGGAATGGAGGAGGAAGTGGCTCGAAGAGTGGCGGAGGTGGAGAAGCAGGACCTCAAGAAGAAGCGGTTTGTCCAGGAGCTTGAGATCAAAACAGAACAGGCGAAAGAGGCTGTggcgagagagaaggaagaccttaagaagagagaagaagccCGAAAGCAGGAGatgaaggaagaggaggagatgaGGAGGGCGCAGTTTGAGAGTCTGAAACAGCAGCTGGAGCAACAACAGATGAGTGAGGAGAAGAGAAGGCAGGAGACAGAAGCATTCCTGAGGaaacttgaagaagaaaaacgagAACAGATGAGACAGatggaagaagacagaaaacGGGAGCAAAAGAGGCtccaaaagaaagagaaagaaatgcaaGAGGCGATGTCAAAGATGATTGAGGAGCAGAGGAAACAGCAAGAAGAAAGGATGAGAGCCCACGAAATGGAGATGAGAAGACTAAAGGACAGAATCGCAGACAATAAAGAACCAAGTTTCGTAGACAAAATTAAAAGCGGCGTGAACAACTTCGTGAACATGGTGATTGACGGAATCGCTTCATTTTTTTGA
- the LOC112560805 gene encoding immune-associated nucleotide-binding protein 1-like isoform X2 — protein sequence MESEAIIRFVLVGNGGTGKSTTGNTILGAKKFVVSRGLSMETSKCEMHRGTVLGETVEVVDTPDLSSTSEKQIGEALAQAAACMPSGPHAFLFLLSLSRRFTKGEVAAYQRLIALFDEFVTKYMIVVFTGGDDLGPECTINDILVKAPPDLRSILETCDNRYVVFNNESEDRGQVRCLLDVARDLMQHNGNQCYSWPRYFSFHDKTQEEISKRIAIVTNLESKSMKHFKQLQDEIKILEEKERSVSEKREEERENKVKGFQFCLQGTFQKRKQKDEKLKLSDLSLGLSSMFKLYD from the exons atGGAGAGCGAAG CAATTATCCGATTCGTCTTGGTGGGTAATGGCGGCACAGGAAAAAGTACAACAGGGAACACCATCCTGGGTGCTAAGAAGTTCGTCGTGTCGAGAGGGCTCAGCATGGAAACATCCAAGTGTGAAATGCATCGTGGAACTGTTTTGGGAGAAACTGTCGAG GTTGTAGACACACCAGACCTGTCTAGCACCAGCGAGAAACAAATTGGTGAAGCTTTAGCTCAGGCAGCTGCCTGTATGCCATCAGGTCCTCATGCTTTCCTGTTCTTGCTGAGCCTCAGCAGACGATTCACTAAAGGAGAAGTAGCAGCTTACCAGCGACTAATAGCTTTATTTGATGAGTTTGTAACCAAGTACATGATCGTTGTATTTACCGGAGGAGATGACCTGGGTCCTGAATGTACTATCAATGACATTCTCGTCAAAGCACCTCCAGATCTTCGAAGCATTTTAGAAACTTGCGATAACAGATATGTTGTCTTTAACAACGAGTCTGAAGACAGGGGACAGGTTAGGTGTCTTCTGGATGTTGCTCGTGACTTGATGCAACACAATGGCAATCAATGCTATAGTTGGCCGAGGTATTTCTCTTTTCATGACAAAACGCAGGAAGAAATCAGTAAGAGAATAGCTATAGTGACAAACCTGGAAAGCAAAAGTATGAAGCATTTCAAACAGCTACAAGATGAGATCAAAATACTGGAAGAAAAGGAACGATCGGTGTCTGAAAAGCGAGAAGAAGAACGTGAAAATAAGGTAAAGGGATTTCAGTTCTGTTTACAAGGGACATTTCAAAAGcgaaaacaaaaagatgaaaagctcAAACTATCTGATTTATCTTTAGGACTGAGTTCTATGTTCAAGTTATATGACTGA
- the LOC112560801 gene encoding immune-associated nucleotide-binding protein 9-like codes for MALSQDDELREWARVKGITTRTLKVLAVQGVSSVQDLIHLDIGILELSELLPRGQCRLLRQSVDELTTESEEHLFPSNSPNHSYRPDTSPSSRLSYPDDRSIDTWGSSNSLSPRTLRLLRLQGIDNVDELYSLSPDDVNLLAVGAGFWEDEQMGKLQRAIRQLQVGEEGPRDRFQSIPFGDRDHHGWQNPCLNDSLRGSASNSLRFFLVGKTGCGKSTTGNTILGQELFHNEVCFSSVTSRCAHQRIERNGVVIEITDSPGLCDTKRSPEDVAAEVVQAVACMHPGPTAILYVIAIGRYTEEDQGVYERVKSLLDDRVTQYIIIIFTRGDDLARQGKTIQAVLDTAPDNLRTALNECGQRYLVFDNTTEDKQPQVDRLLQMVSRLREAHGGKPYTCPKYGEVGEKIEKELERRLQKVEEAELKKKKYVKELEDKTSRAREEAEKEKKKFEKMEAEREKMMKKAEKERERKMAELQKIINEQKLGAERQREEERKLRDRMKQEREEFRRQMEEDRRRELELIEKRNEETQRLLNQKESALTPSGMRTADFWRCKRRS; via the exons ATGGCTCTGTCACAAG ACGATGAGCTGCGGGAGTGGGCCCGTGTCAAGGGAATTACGACTCGGACACTAAAGGTGCTCGCCGTGCAGGGCGTGAGCTCTGTTCAGGATTTGATCCACCTGGACATCGGCATCCTGGAGCTGTCCGAGCTGCTACCCCGGGGACAGTGCCGGCTCCTGCGGCAATCTGTGGACGAATTAACAACGGAAAGTGAAGAACATCTTTTCCCGTCCAACTCTCCAAATCACTCTTACCGTCCAGACACCTCACCTTCCTCACGTCTTTCATATCCCGATG ATCGTTCAATCGACACGTGGGGTTCATCGAACAGTCTGTCCCCCAGAACACTCCGTCTCTTGAGGCTGCAGGGAATAGACAATGTCGACGAGCTGTATTCTCTCAGCCCCGATGATGTCAATCTGCTGGCTGTGGGCGCAGGCTTCTGGGAGGATGAACAGATGGGGAAACTGCAGCGAGCGATCCGACAGCTGCAAGTGGGCGAGGAAGGACCGAGAGATCGGTTCCAGAGTATTCCATTTGGGGACAGAG ACCATCATGGATGGCAGAATCCCTGTCTCAATGACAGTCTGCGAGGCTCGGCAAGTAACAGTCTGCGATTCTTCCTGGTGGGCAAGACTGGCTGTGGCAAGAGCACAACCGGAAACACTATTCTGGGACAGGAACTCTTTCATAATGAAGTCTGCTTTAGCTCGGTGACCAGCAGGTGCGCACATCAGAGGATCGAACGCAATGGTGTTGTCATCGAG ATCACCGACTCCCCAGGACTCTGTGACACAAAGAGATCACCAGAAGATGTCGCTGCGGAAGTTGTTCAGGCTGTGGCATGCATGCATCCGGGTCCCACGGCCATTTTATACGTCATTGCGATTGGTCGCTACACGGAGGAAGACCAGGGTGTGTACGAAAGGGTCAAAAGTCTGTTGGACGACAGGGTCACTcagtacatcatcatcattttcacgCGAGGTGACGACTTGGCTCGACAGGGGAAGACCATCCAGGCGGTCCTCGACACTGCACCGGACAACCTGCGGACTGCACTGAATGAGTGCGGCCAGCGCTACCTGGTGTTCGACAACACCACTGAGGACAAACAACCTCAGGTGGACCGTCTGCTGCAGATGGTGAGCAGACTGAGGGAGGCGCATGGCGGCAAACCCTACACATGCCCCAAGTACGGAGAGGTCGGCGAGAAGATCGAGAAGGAACTTGAGAGAAGACTGCAGAAGGTGGAGGAAGCGGAGcttaagaagaagaaatatgtgAAAGAACTGGAGGACAAAACGAGCAGAGCGAGAGAAGAAgcggaaaaagaaaagaaaaagttcgaGAAAATGGAggctgaaagagaaaaaatgatgaaaaaagcagaaaaagaaagagaaagaaaaatggccgagttgcaaaaaataattaacgaGCAGAAACTCGgagcagagagacagagggaggaagagagaaaactgCGGGATAGGATGAAACAGGAGCGGGAAGAGTTCCGGAGACAAATGGAGGAAGACAGGAGAAGAGAATTAGAGTTGATTGAGAAACGAAACGAAGAAACACAAAGGCTGCTCAACCAAAAGGAGTCAGCTTTGACTCCGAGCGGGATGCGAACCGCAGACTTCTGGAGATGCAAGAGAAGGAGCTGA
- the LOC112560805 gene encoding GTPase IMAP family member 4-like isoform X1, whose translation MESEDMDQWAEREKLTPETLRVLKGEGFDSLEKLSQLTSADIDTLFINTNLLTKQQCLCLKKAVERMNTESSQGQADSGHVVSSAGQQSRSGELEAIIRFVLVGNGGTGKSTTGNTILGAKKFVVSRGLSMETSKCEMHRGTVLGETVEVVDTPDLSSTSEKQIGEALAQAAACMPSGPHAFLFLLSLSRRFTKGEVAAYQRLIALFDEFVTKYMIVVFTGGDDLGPECTINDILVKAPPDLRSILETCDNRYVVFNNESEDRGQVRCLLDVARDLMQHNGNQCYSWPRYFSFHDKTQEEISKRIAIVTNLESKSMKHFKQLQDEIKILEEKERSVSEKREEERENKVKGFQFCLQGTFQKRKQKDEKLKLSDLSLGLSSMFKLYD comes from the exons atGGAGAGCGAAG ATATGGACCAATgggcagagagagaaaaactgacTCCGGAGACTCTAAGAGTACTGAAGGGGGAGGGCTTTGACTCCTTGGAAAAACTGAGTCAACTGACTTCAGCAGACATCGACactttgtttataaacacaaaTCTTCTGACAAAGCAGCAATGCCTGTGCTTAAAGAAAGCTGTGGAGAGGATGAACACTGAAAGTTCACAAGGACAGGCTGACTCTGGACATGTCGTCAGCTCTGCAGGTCAGCAAAGTCGGTCCGGGGAATTAGAAG CAATTATCCGATTCGTCTTGGTGGGTAATGGCGGCACAGGAAAAAGTACAACAGGGAACACCATCCTGGGTGCTAAGAAGTTCGTCGTGTCGAGAGGGCTCAGCATGGAAACATCCAAGTGTGAAATGCATCGTGGAACTGTTTTGGGAGAAACTGTCGAG GTTGTAGACACACCAGACCTGTCTAGCACCAGCGAGAAACAAATTGGTGAAGCTTTAGCTCAGGCAGCTGCCTGTATGCCATCAGGTCCTCATGCTTTCCTGTTCTTGCTGAGCCTCAGCAGACGATTCACTAAAGGAGAAGTAGCAGCTTACCAGCGACTAATAGCTTTATTTGATGAGTTTGTAACCAAGTACATGATCGTTGTATTTACCGGAGGAGATGACCTGGGTCCTGAATGTACTATCAATGACATTCTCGTCAAAGCACCTCCAGATCTTCGAAGCATTTTAGAAACTTGCGATAACAGATATGTTGTCTTTAACAACGAGTCTGAAGACAGGGGACAGGTTAGGTGTCTTCTGGATGTTGCTCGTGACTTGATGCAACACAATGGCAATCAATGCTATAGTTGGCCGAGGTATTTCTCTTTTCATGACAAAACGCAGGAAGAAATCAGTAAGAGAATAGCTATAGTGACAAACCTGGAAAGCAAAAGTATGAAGCATTTCAAACAGCTACAAGATGAGATCAAAATACTGGAAGAAAAGGAACGATCGGTGTCTGAAAAGCGAGAAGAAGAACGTGAAAATAAGGTAAAGGGATTTCAGTTCTGTTTACAAGGGACATTTCAAAAGcgaaaacaaaaagatgaaaagctcAAACTATCTGATTTATCTTTAGGACTGAGTTCTATGTTCAAGTTATATGACTGA
- the LOC112560803 gene encoding GTPase IMAP family member 7-like isoform X2 produces the protein MGDNQDLEEWATSVDLDSATVVVLKEEGFTNLELLRHLTADHVTENLQKSKRLPLAQCLALKSAIKMFANESSAGLETAKSSEVADSRHEPTTDHLTASAALGEEGNPFRILKVGSDSDPDLIQLKSAERNGVTVEYLDSPGLFDTRKGPEAVATAIAKSVAGMYPGLHALIYIIEIGQYTEEDEGKYNRLLELFDKNLARYTIVLFTSGGRFSRVKKVEDMLANAPESLKRVLSACQNRYVDFSDGVVTEVFVLMQKVRELVAANGGKPYTCPKYFHIGEAMEEEVRKKMAKVEKQHLQSKQYVQELEANAKQAEEAVAREKEEFEKKEQARQKEMKELEAQRTAQLESLKHQLEQQQMSEERRRQKTEAFLKKLEEDRRQQMREMEEERKWEQENLNGKEEEMNTMIESRMEEERKLREEMARAHDEEMTALRERIVDGQEPSFLDYVMTPFVQLIEGVCTLMTELASDFGGD, from the exons ATGGGTGACAACCAAG ACTTAGAGGAGTGGGCGACAAGTGTCGACCTGGACTCAGCCACAGTTGTCGTTCTCAAGGAGGAGGGGTTCACCAACCTGGAACTGCTGCGCCACCTGAcggcagatcacgtgactgagaaTCTGCAGAAAAGCAAGCGACTTCCTCTGGCTCAGTGTCTGGCTTTGAAATCAGCgattaaaatgtttgcaaatgagTCGTCTGCAGGGTTAGAAACAGCGAAGAGTAGTGAAGTTGCTGACAGTAGACACGAACCGACTACAGACCACCTCACGGCATCAGCAGCCCTTGGTGAAGAAG gtAACCCGTTCCGTATTCTTAAGGTGGGCAGTGACTCGGATCCAGACCTGATCCAGTTGAAAAGCGCCGAGCGCAATGGTGTGACCGTTGAG TACCTGGACTCGCCCGGTCTGTTTGATACTCGCAAAGGTCCCGAGGCAGTAGCCACCGCCATTGCCAAGTCTGTGGCCGGCATGTATCCGGGTCTTCACGCTCTTATCTACATCATCGAGATCGGCCAATACACCGAGGAGGACGAGGGCAAGTACAACCGACTGCTGGAGCTTTTCGACAAAAATCTGGCGAGGTACACCATCGTCCTCTTCACTTCAGGAGGTAGATTCAGCAGAGTAAAAAAAGTGGAAGACATGCTAGCAAATGCACCTGAGAGCCTGAAAAGGGTCCTAAGTGCCTGTCAGAACAGGTATGTAGATTTTAGTGACGGGGTAGTGACTGAGGTCTTTGTCCTAATGCAGAAG GTGCGAGAACTAGTGGCTGCTAATGGCGGAAAGCCTTACACTTGCCCCAAGTACTTCCACATCGGGGAAGCCATGGAGGAAGAGGTCAGGAAAAAGATGGCGAAGGTTGAGAAGCAGCACCTTCAGAGCAAGCAGTATGTCCAAGAACTTGAAGCCAATGCGAAACAAGCCGAAGAAGCCGTggcgagagagaaggaagagtttgaaaagaaagaacaagcccgacagaaagaaatgaaggaactGGAAGCACAGAGGACAGCACAGCTGGAGAGTCTCAAACATCAGCTGGAGCAGCAACAGATGAGTGAGGAGAGGAGACGGCAAAAAACAGAAGCATTCTTGAAGAAACTTGAGGAAGACAGGCGGCAACAGATGAGAGagatggaagaagaaagaaaatgggagCAAGAGAACCTTAAcgggaaggaagaagaaatgaacaCAATGATAGAAAGCAGGATGGAAGAGGAGAGGAAACTTCGAGAAGAAATGGCGCGAGCTCACGACGAGGAGATGACTGCGCTGAGGGAAAGGATCGTAGACGGACAAGAACCTTCTTTCTTGGACTATGTGATGACACCTTTTGTACAGCTTATCGAAGGCGTGTGTACTTTGATGACAGAACTGGCTTCTGATTTCGGTGGTGACTAA
- the LOC112560799 gene encoding uncharacterized protein LOC112560799, which translates to MQDKDDKVLEAWAESSDVTPQTLRFLKDEGFTSMRMLSRLTPEEIDKAFQGPRLLPLDQCLALKDAVKKLTGETAATAPAPSPAPAPVPAPALALQATDRREQENLVGCRPAEFQVFTTRDAGPGRQTGNDGVLEGNVPTVSPQRQQRESFPWRLAEMAAERPSQTVDDWHPQPQFPSEQHVTQGYHGYQAVQREQYQGASAPAHTYMRPQKELHAGSDRYPYPEPQAGVKTSAPQADYRQQFYTASPWDKQGFGGETFRFLLVGKTGAGKSTTGNTILGDNHFTSSIRFDTVTGDCQLKRSTRNGVMIEIMDSPGVFDTRNTHEVISTAIVQAVACMHPGPHAFLYVINIGRITMEDERVYNRLIALFDHQLQNYTMVVFTGGDDLKRSGASIEEKIAKAPENFRNLLKAFKNRYVVFNKQPQVDVFLQKVREMVAENGGAPYSCPKYMQVGEGMEEEVARRVEEVEKQDLKKKRFVQELEIKTEQAKEAVAREKEDLKKREEARKQEMKEEEEMRRAQFESLKQQLEQQQMSEEKRRQETEAFLRKLEEDKRKQIKKTKEERKREQKRLRKKENEMRMEMKKMIEEQRKQHKEQHKERMRLHEEEMRRLKDGIANKKETTFLDKFKSFANTVVNTVIDAAATFIPFFRR; encoded by the exons ATGCAAGACAAGGACG ACAAGGTTCTGGAGGCGTGGGCGGAGAGCTCTGACGTCACGCCACAGACCCTCAGGTTCCTCAAGGACGAGGGCTTCACTTCCATGCGGATGTTGAGTCGTCTGACACCGGAGGAGATTGACAAAGCCTTCCAGGGACCCCGGCTGTTGCCACTGGACCAATGTCTGGCACTGAAAGATGCTGTGAAAAAACTGACAGGGGAGACTGCTGCCACAGCTCCTGCCCCCTCACCTGCCCCTGCACCTGTACCTGCACCTGCACTTGCACTTCAAGCAACTGACAGACGTGAACAAGAAAATCTGGTTGGTTGC CGTCCTGCAGAATTCCAGGTGTTTACCACGCGAG ATGCTGGTCCCGGCCGGCAGACAGGAAATGACGGAGTCCTGGAGGGAAATGTACCCACTGTCAGTccacaaagacaacaaagagaGTCATTTCCATGGAGACTAGCAGAGATGGCAGCAGAGAGGCCATCCCAGACAGTCGATGACTGGCATCCTCAACCACAGTTCCCCAGTGAACAACACGTGACGCAAGGTTACCATGGTTACCAAGCTGTGCAGCGAGAACAGTACCAAGGGGCATCAGCGCCTGCCCATACCTACATGAGACCACAGAAAGAACTACATGCAGGTAGTGACAGGTACCCGTACCCTGAACCACAGGCTGGGGTGAAGACTTCGGCACCTCAAGCAGACTACAGACAACAGTTTTACACCGCATCGCCATGGGACAAACAAGGGTTTGGAG GTGAGACTTTTCGCTTCCTGCTGGTGGGCAAAACTGGAGCAGGTAAAAGTACCACGGGCAACACCATCCTCGGGGACAACCATTTCACCTCCAGCATCAGGTTCGACACCGTCACCGGAGACTGTCAGCTCAAGCGCAGCACTCGCAATGGAGTGATGATTGAG ATCATGGACTCGCCAGGTGTGTTCGACACCCGCAACACCCACGAGGTGATCTCCACCGCCATTGTCCAGGCTGTGGCCTGCATGCATCCGGGTCCTCACGCTTTCCTGTACGTCATCAATATCGGACGGATTACGATGGAAGACGAGCGTGTATACAACCGGCTGATTGCACTCTTCGACCACCAGTTACAGAACTACACCATGGTGGTCTTCACTGGAGGAGATGACCTCAAGCGCTCAGGTGCGTCCATCGAGGAGAAGATCGCGAAGGCACCGGAAAACTTCAGAAATCTTCTTAAGGCCTTCAAGAACAGGTACGTTGTCTTCAACAAGCAGCCTCAGGTAGACGTGTTCCTACAGAAAGTTCGAGAAATGGTTGCTGAAAACGGCGGTGCACCTTATAGCTGTCCCAAGTACATGCAGGTTGGCGAAGGAATGGAGGAGGAAGTGGCTCGAAGAGTGGAGGAAGTGGAGAAGCAGGACCTCAAGAAGAAGCGGTTTGTCCAGGAGCTTGAGATCAAAACAGAACAGGCGAAAGAGGCTGTggcgagagagaaggaagaccttaagaagagagaagaagccCGAAAGCAGGAGatgaaggaagaggaggagatgaGGAGGGCGCAGTTTGAGAGTCTGAAACAGCAGCTGGAGCAACAACAGATGAGTGAGGAGAAGAGACGGCAGGAGACAGAAGCATTCCTGAGGAAACTTGAAGAAGACAAGCGAAAACAGATCAAAAAGacgaaagaagagagaaaacggGAGCAAAAGAGACtccgaaagaaagagaatgaaatgcGAATggagatgaagaagatgatTGAAGAGCAAAGGAAACAGCACAAAGAACAGCACAAAGAAAGGATGCGACTCCACGAAGAAGAGATGCGAAGATTGAAGGACGGAATCGccaacaagaaggaaacaacTTTCCTGGATAAATTCAAATCTTTTGCTAATACTGTGGTAAACACAGTGATTGATGCTGCCGCCACCTTTATTCCATTTTTTCGACgttga
- the LOC112560803 gene encoding GTPase IMAP family member 7-like isoform X1, translating to MGDNQDLEEWATSVDLDSATVVVLKEEGFTNLELLRHLTADHVTENLQKSKRLPLAQCLALKSAIKMFANESSAGLETAKSSEVADSRHEPTTDHLTASAALGEEGNPFRILKVGSDSDPDLIQLKSAERNGVTVEYLDSPGLFDTRKGPEAVATAIAKSVAGMYPGLHALIYIIEIGQYTEEDEGKYNRLLELFDKNLARYTIVLFTSGGRFSRVKKVEDMLANAPESLKRVLSACQNRYVDFSDGVVTEVFVLMQKVRELVAANGGKPYTCPKYFHIGEAMEEEVRKKMAKVEKQHLQSKQYVQQLEAKAKQAEEAVAREKEEFEKKEQARQKEMKELEAKKTAQLESLKQQLEQQQMSEDKRRRKTEAFLKKLEEDWRQQVREMEEDRKWEQENLNRKEEEMNTMIESRIEEERKLREEMARAHDEEMTALRERIVDGQEPSFLNYVMTPFVQLIEDVCNLMTKLASDFGGD from the exons ATGGGTGACAACCAAG ACTTAGAGGAGTGGGCGACAAGTGTCGACCTGGACTCAGCCACAGTTGTCGTTCTCAAGGAGGAGGGGTTCACCAACCTGGAACTGCTGCGCCACCTGAcggcagatcacgtgactgagaaTCTGCAGAAAAGCAAGCGACTTCCTCTGGCTCAGTGTCTGGCTTTGAAATCAGCgattaaaatgtttgcaaatgagTCGTCTGCAGGGTTAGAAACAGCGAAGAGTAGTGAAGTTGCTGACAGTAGACACGAACCGACTACAGACCACCTCACGGCATCAGCAGCCCTTGGTGAAGAAG gtAACCCGTTCCGTATTCTTAAGGTGGGCAGTGACTCGGATCCAGACCTGATCCAGTTGAAAAGCGCCGAGCGCAATGGTGTGACCGTTGAG TACCTGGACTCGCCCGGTCTGTTTGATACTCGCAAAGGTCCCGAGGCAGTAGCCACCGCCATTGCCAAGTCTGTGGCCGGCATGTATCCGGGTCTTCACGCTCTTATCTACATCATCGAGATCGGCCAATACACCGAGGAGGACGAGGGCAAGTACAACCGACTGCTGGAGCTTTTCGACAAAAATCTGGCGAGGTACACCATCGTCCTCTTCACTTCAGGAGGTAGATTCAGCAGAGTAAAAAAAGTGGAAGACATGCTAGCAAATGCACCTGAGAGCCTGAAAAGGGTCCTAAGTGCCTGTCAGAACAGGTATGTAGATTTTAGTGACGGGGTAGTGACTGAGGTCTTTGTCCTAATGCAGAAGGTGCGAGAACTAGTGGCTGCTAATGGAGGAAAGCCTTACACTTGCCCCAAGTACTTCCACATCGGGGAAGCCATGGAGGAGGAGGTCAGGAAAAAGATGGCGAAGGTTGAGAAGCAGCATCTTCAGAGCAAGCAGTATGTCCAACAACTTGAAGCCAAGGCGAAACAAGCCGAAGAAGCCGTGgcaagagagaaggaagagtttgaaaagaaagaacaagcccgacagaaagaaatgaaggaactGGAAGCGAAGAAGACAGCACAGCTGGAGAGTCTGAAACAGCAGCTGGAGCAGCAACAGATGAGTGAGGACAAGAGACGGCGAAAAACAGAAGCCTTCTTGAAGAAACTTGAGGAAGACTGGCGGCAACAGgtgagagagatggaagaagatagaaaatGGGAGCAAGAGAACCTTaacaggaaggaagaagaaatgaacaCAATGATAGAAAGCAGGATTGAAGAGGAGAGGAAACTTCGAGAAGAAATGGCGCGAGCTCACGACGAGGAGATGACTGCACTGAGGGAAAGAATCGTAGACGGACAAGAACCTTCTTTCTTGAACTATGTGATGACACCTTTTGTACAGCTTATTGAAGATGTGTGTAATTTAATGACAAAATTGGCTTCTGATTTCGGTGGTGACTAA